The following DNA comes from Janthinobacterium sp. TB1-E2.
CGTTGATGGCCTTGAAACGGTCGATATCGAGATAGGCGAGCGCCATCGGCGCGCGCGCGGCCCGCGTGCGCTGCATGCTTTGCGCCAGCTGCTCGTCAAAGCGGCGCCGGTTGGCGATGCCCGTCAGGGTATCGGTGGCGGCGGCGAACTGCAGTGCCGTGTGCATCGCCTTGGTCTTGGTGATTTCGTGAATCAGGCCATACACGCCTTCCACCGCGCCGCTCTCGCCCACATCGGGCACGTAGCTGGTATGGAAGGTGCGCTCCCCCGCCTCGTTGTCGACCGTGAACTCATAGTCGACCTCTTCGCCCGCGAAGGCGCGCAGCAGGTGCTGCTCGCGCAGCTGGTAGGCTTCCTCGCCCAGCACCTCGCGCATGGAATGCATCAGGCTCTCCCTGGCCGAGACGCCGAACCATCGCTCAAACGTCGCATTGATGAACTGGTAGCGGTGTTCGCGGTCGATATACACGATCACCACGGGCACATGGTCCGTCAGCAGTTTCAAGCGCCGCTCGCTGTCGCGCGTTTGCGCCTCGGCGATTTCACGCTCGGCCACCAGCGAGTAAAAATCACGGCTCAAGTCGCCGATCTCGTCGCGCCGCTCGATTTGCAGCGCCTCGATGCCCAGGCGCTGGCGGCGGATCTGGTGCACCTGGCGGCGCAAGCGCTCCAAAGGCTGCAACAGGCGCAGCACGATGCGCCAGCCGGCCAGGCCAGCCAGCGCCGCCAGCAGCACGGCGGCCAGCAGGATCTTGCTGCGGATGGCGTGCAGCGGCGCAAAGGCCTCGCTCATCGGATACACGGACGCCAGTATCCAGCCCGTCGAGGCGATGCGGTGGTAGGCGAACAGGGCATCGATGCCCTGCGTGGTGGTCCCCGTCATCCAGCCTTCGTAGCCCTGCATGGCGCTTCGCGTGGGCACGCTGACGGGGCCGTGGGCTTCGATATGCTGCATGATGCGCGATTTGTCGGGATGCTCGACGATGACGCCTTCGCTGGTCATGATGTACAGG
Coding sequences within:
- a CDS encoding diguanylate cyclase domain-containing protein translates to MTNWRKQLRRRLPASLKARMSMVVFLLVLGAVASLALATLAVAERGMRDVMGRQQYVSLASAAVFIDEELDAKRNVLRAIADSLAASGAHDGASLQRFLAAQTVLGKEFYSSGVVDIDGIVLASVSPFKPQAGLNVKGRPYFEQTLATRRSVISSPLNGSISGMPIVVVTQPVFDAHGGVRYVLAASVNLRQPDFLGRLGALKPGPGGYLYIMTSEGVIVEHPDKSRIMQHIEAHGPVSVPTRSAMQGYEGWMTGTTTQGIDALFAYHRIASTGWILASVYPMSEAFAPLHAIRSKILLAAVLLAALAGLAGWRIVLRLLQPLERLRRQVHQIRRQRLGIEALQIERRDEIGDLSRDFYSLVAEREIAEAQTRDSERRLKLLTDHVPVVIVYIDREHRYQFINATFERWFGVSARESLMHSMREVLGEEAYQLREQHLLRAFAGEEVDYEFTVDNEAGERTFHTSYVPDVGESGAVEGVYGLIHEITKTKAMHTALQFAAATDTLTGIANRRRFDEQLAQSMQRTRAARAPMALAYLDIDRFKAINDSLGHKAGDEVLKEFASRLVRSVRASDLVARLAGDEFVIILQGVNGAAEVRQVGAKIVDAIRQPFELASGPLPVTTSIGIAIFREGTLTPAQLLDLADQALYAAKGQGRDGVALLEAAP